Proteins encoded by one window of Kiritimatiellales bacterium:
- the mutS gene encoding DNA mismatch repair protein MutS: MSKGAKTTPMMEQYMRIRRELPENTLLFFRLGDFYEMFFEDAIEAARILDITLTKRHDMPMCGVPYHSAENYLSQLIDAGKKVAVCEQVEDPAAVKGIVRREVTRVVTPGTVLDEKALDRAKNNYLAGVVKDGARFGMAMLDLSTGEFWIEEFSSAGALAGNLSRYAPQECIVAEASADDPEFDWIAGRTLKTVCEDWTFSTDCAEDFLLRHFNIHSLKGFGCEHCAAGLRAAGAVLYYVATELRRNLAHVRRVQVKNPDDYVLLDETTAMNLELVTPLNPARQGPKSTLLSVLDTTKTAMGARMLRDWIVRPLRDLNAIRARHDAVEAFTKDRILLSGVRELLGDMRDLERMMSRLGSGGGNARDLRAVGESLAQLPALKQQLAGSGRLNLLVESITEFPALEKSIFDAIDDEPPVSVKEGGMIRRGFSPELDELRDAAGKGKQWLAEFQAAEQERTGIKSLKVRFNQVFGYFIEITKSNLSMVPENYLRKQTMVNAERFITPELKEYENKILGAQERAEALEFELFSNIRTEVVQHIAEIQRNARTVAEVDILASFAATALARRYVRPVMDESDTLIIRDGRHAVVEQMPDAERFVPNDTNLNCTDHQLIVITGPNMAGKSTYIRQVALITIMAHIGSFVPAGEAHIGLVDRVFTRVGASDDLARGRSTFMVEMQETANILNNATPKSLIVLDEIGRGTSTFDGISIAWSVAEFLCTHPAVRAKTLFATHYHELTDLSLTMPGVQNANVLVKEHGDRITFLRKIVPGAADKSYGIHVARLAGLPPAVLERAAEILKNLEDGEFEQDGGAPKIARRTTRRKKDPGAQMDLFG; encoded by the coding sequence ATGTCAAAAGGCGCCAAAACCACACCGATGATGGAGCAGTATATGCGGATCCGGCGGGAGCTGCCGGAAAATACGCTGCTGTTTTTCCGGCTTGGCGATTTTTATGAGATGTTTTTTGAGGATGCGATTGAAGCGGCGCGCATTCTGGATATTACTCTGACCAAGCGGCATGATATGCCGATGTGCGGCGTGCCTTATCATTCCGCTGAGAATTATCTGTCGCAGCTGATTGACGCCGGCAAAAAAGTGGCGGTTTGCGAGCAGGTTGAAGATCCGGCGGCTGTGAAAGGGATTGTCCGGCGCGAGGTGACGCGCGTGGTGACGCCGGGCACGGTGCTGGATGAAAAGGCGCTCGACCGCGCAAAAAACAATTATCTCGCCGGCGTAGTGAAGGACGGCGCGCGGTTCGGCATGGCGATGCTGGATTTATCGACCGGTGAATTCTGGATTGAAGAGTTTTCAAGCGCCGGCGCGCTCGCCGGAAATCTGTCGCGTTATGCGCCGCAGGAGTGCATCGTCGCCGAAGCATCAGCGGATGATCCTGAATTTGATTGGATCGCCGGGCGCACATTAAAAACAGTGTGCGAAGACTGGACGTTTTCAACCGACTGCGCTGAAGATTTTCTATTGCGTCATTTTAACATTCATTCGTTAAAAGGGTTCGGTTGCGAACACTGCGCCGCCGGTTTGCGCGCCGCCGGCGCGGTGCTGTATTACGTTGCAACCGAACTGCGCCGGAACCTGGCGCACGTCCGGCGCGTGCAGGTGAAAAATCCGGATGATTATGTGCTGCTCGATGAAACGACGGCGATGAACCTTGAACTGGTTACGCCGCTCAATCCGGCACGGCAGGGTCCGAAGTCAACGCTGCTGTCAGTACTCGATACAACCAAAACGGCGATGGGCGCACGGATGCTGCGCGACTGGATTGTACGTCCGCTGCGCGACCTGAATGCAATTCGCGCGCGGCACGATGCAGTAGAAGCATTCACAAAAGACCGGATTCTGCTTTCCGGCGTACGCGAACTGCTCGGCGACATGCGCGATCTGGAACGGATGATGTCGCGGCTCGGCTCCGGCGGCGGCAACGCGCGCGATTTGCGCGCGGTCGGTGAATCGCTGGCGCAGCTGCCGGCACTGAAGCAGCAGCTCGCCGGTTCCGGCCGGTTGAATTTGCTGGTTGAATCGATTACCGAATTCCCGGCGCTGGAAAAATCCATTTTTGATGCGATCGACGACGAGCCGCCGGTTTCAGTGAAGGAGGGCGGGATGATCCGGCGCGGCTTTTCGCCGGAGCTCGACGAACTGCGCGACGCTGCCGGTAAAGGCAAGCAGTGGCTCGCCGAATTTCAGGCGGCGGAACAGGAGCGCACCGGAATTAAATCGCTGAAAGTCCGCTTCAACCAGGTGTTCGGCTATTTTATTGAAATCACGAAAAGCAACTTGTCGATGGTGCCGGAAAATTATCTCCGCAAGCAGACGATGGTGAACGCGGAACGGTTTATCACGCCGGAGCTGAAAGAATACGAAAATAAAATTCTCGGCGCGCAGGAGCGCGCCGAAGCGCTGGAGTTCGAACTCTTTTCAAACATCAGAACAGAGGTTGTGCAGCACATCGCCGAAATCCAGCGCAATGCGCGTACCGTCGCCGAAGTTGATATCCTGGCATCATTCGCCGCGACCGCGCTGGCGCGCCGTTACGTTCGCCCGGTGATGGATGAAAGCGATACACTGATTATTCGCGACGGACGTCACGCTGTCGTTGAGCAAATGCCCGACGCAGAGCGTTTTGTGCCGAACGATACGAATTTGAATTGTACCGACCATCAATTGATCGTCATCACCGGCCCGAACATGGCGGGAAAATCAACCTATATCCGGCAGGTTGCACTCATCACGATTATGGCGCATATCGGTTCGTTTGTGCCGGCGGGCGAAGCACATATCGGTCTGGTTGACCGCGTGTTTACGCGCGTCGGCGCGAGCGATGATCTGGCGCGCGGACGCAGTACATTCATGGTCGAGATGCAGGAGACGGCGAATATTCTGAATAACGCCACGCCCAAAAGTCTGATCGTGCTAGATGAAATCGGGCGCGGCACGAGTACCTTCGACGGCATCAGCATTGCGTGGTCGGTCGCCGAATTTCTCTGCACCCATCCGGCGGTGCGCGCGAAAACGCTTTTTGCCACGCATTATCATGAACTTACCGATTTGAGCCTGACGATGCCCGGCGTGCAGAACGCCAACGTGCTCGTGAAAGAACACGGCGACCGGATTACATTCCTGCGTAAAATCGTGCCCGGCGCAGCGGATAAAAGTTACGGAATTCATGTCGCGCGCCTCGCCGGACTTCCGCCGGCGGTGCTGGAGCGCGCCGCAGAGATTCTAAAAAACCTGGAAGACGGTGAATTTGAACAAGACGGCGGCGCGCCGAAAATTGCCCGCCGTACGACACGCCGGAAAAAAGATCCCGGCGCCCAGATGGATCTTTTTGGGTAA
- a CDS encoding DMT family transporter, which translates to MWIYLGLVSALLLGSYDVCQKHALNKNAVLPVLLFSVCTGAVLMLLIFALSRLAPETMQQHCCYVPPATRSEHLHIFFKSCIVCVSWVLTYFSMKHLPISIAAPIRASSPVWTLLCAVLFFGERPDPAQWTGMLVVFISYYIFSVAGRKEGVVFHRNGWVLLIFTATLIGAGSVLYDKYLLQQLRYTPMLVQFWFSVYNAILIAGVVAIAWWPRREKLTKFRWRWTIPLIGLFLLVSDFAYFNAIREPDALASVLSVVRRTGVIVSFTSGALLFGETNIRRKIIALAGILAGVILIILF; encoded by the coding sequence ATGTGGATTTATTTAGGATTGGTTTCAGCGCTTCTTCTCGGCAGCTACGATGTCTGCCAGAAGCACGCATTAAATAAAAATGCGGTTCTTCCGGTGCTGTTGTTTTCGGTCTGTACCGGCGCGGTGTTGATGCTGCTGATTTTTGCGCTGTCGCGGCTGGCGCCGGAGACGATGCAGCAGCATTGCTGTTATGTTCCGCCGGCGACGCGTTCGGAGCATCTGCATATTTTTTTCAAATCGTGTATTGTTTGCGTTTCGTGGGTATTGACTTATTTTTCCATGAAGCATCTTCCGATTTCAATAGCTGCTCCGATCCGCGCGTCGTCGCCGGTCTGGACGCTGCTTTGCGCCGTGCTGTTTTTCGGCGAGCGGCCGGACCCGGCGCAATGGACCGGGATGCTGGTTGTGTTTATTTCGTACTATATTTTTTCAGTGGCCGGACGGAAAGAGGGCGTGGTGTTTCATCGCAACGGCTGGGTGCTTTTGATTTTTACGGCGACGCTGATCGGCGCCGGCAGTGTGTTGTACGATAAATATCTTCTGCAGCAGTTGCGCTATACGCCGATGCTCGTGCAGTTCTGGTTTTCGGTGTATAATGCCATCCTCATCGCCGGCGTTGTCGCAATTGCCTGGTGGCCGCGCCGCGAAAAGCTGACGAAATTTCGATGGCGCTGGACGATTCCACTGATCGGGCTGTTTCTTCTTGTATCGGACTTTGCCTATTTTAACGCGATTCGTGAGCCGGACGCGCTGGCGTCGGTTCTTTCGGTGGTAAGACGGACCGGCGTGATTGTTTCGTTTACATCCGGCGCGCTGCTTTTCGGTGAGACGAACATCCGCCGGAAAATTATCGCGCTTGCCGGAATTCTCGCCGGCGTGATTTTGATCATCCTCTTTTGA
- a CDS encoding ATP-binding cassette domain-containing protein has product MALLSLQNLHIAFGGPALLDGVTLQIEPGERICLVGRNGEGKSTLLKIISGELEPDSGERIFSRAPRIARLTQKVPQNISGTVYDLVAGGWDREHASDHPVEKVISLMNLDTAQEFSSLSGGMKRRALLAKALVNEPELLILDEPTNHLDIDSIQWLENFLLRWRGTLLFVTHDRVFLKKLATRIIELDRGKLTSWNCDYETYLKRREALLDAEEVQRAQFDRKLAQEEIWIRKGIKARRTRNEGRVRALEKMRVERARRRERTGAVKMQLNEAELSGRKVITAKHVSAGYDGSDVINGFSVEIFRGDRIGMIGPNGCGKSTLLNVLLGQLAPRAGEVIHGIKLDVAYFDQHRMALDESKSVRWNLCGDNESVQTGSGAQHVIGYLRNFLFSPADANQPVSTLSGGERNRLMLAKLFAQPANVLMLDEPTNDLDVETLDLLEELLADYQGTVLLVSHDREFINNVVTGTLVFENGAINEYVGGYDDWVAQRSAAVNLKSETANQQSVEPARARTRKLTNKERDDLKKLPAKIEVLEAELEELHQKLNDPEFYRCPPEEIKTVTDRAEAVPAELEAAYARWEELESFET; this is encoded by the coding sequence ATGGCATTGCTTAGTTTACAGAATCTTCATATCGCGTTCGGCGGACCGGCATTGCTGGATGGCGTGACACTGCAGATTGAGCCGGGCGAGCGGATTTGTCTGGTCGGGCGCAACGGCGAAGGAAAATCGACGCTGTTGAAAATTATCAGCGGTGAACTGGAGCCGGATTCCGGCGAGCGGATTTTTTCGCGCGCGCCGCGGATTGCCCGGCTGACGCAAAAGGTCCCGCAGAATATTTCCGGTACGGTGTACGATCTTGTTGCCGGCGGCTGGGATCGTGAACACGCGTCGGATCATCCGGTTGAAAAAGTTATTTCGCTGATGAATCTGGATACGGCGCAGGAATTTTCGTCGCTCTCCGGCGGGATGAAACGCCGCGCGCTGCTGGCAAAGGCGCTGGTGAATGAGCCGGAACTGCTGATTCTGGATGAGCCGACGAATCATCTGGATATTGACTCAATTCAGTGGCTGGAAAATTTTCTGCTGCGCTGGCGCGGCACACTGCTGTTCGTAACACATGACCGCGTGTTTTTGAAAAAACTGGCGACGCGTATCATCGAGCTGGATCGCGGAAAACTGACGAGCTGGAACTGTGATTATGAAACCTATTTAAAACGCCGCGAAGCATTGCTGGACGCCGAAGAGGTGCAACGGGCGCAGTTCGACCGCAAGCTGGCTCAGGAAGAAATCTGGATTCGCAAAGGTATTAAAGCGCGCCGGACGCGCAACGAAGGGCGCGTACGCGCGCTGGAAAAAATGCGCGTTGAACGCGCGCGGCGGCGCGAACGCACCGGCGCGGTAAAGATGCAACTGAACGAAGCGGAGCTGTCCGGACGGAAAGTGATTACGGCGAAGCATGTTTCCGCCGGTTATGACGGCAGCGATGTAATCAACGGGTTTTCCGTCGAAATTTTTCGCGGCGACCGGATTGGAATGATCGGTCCGAACGGCTGCGGTAAATCGACGCTATTGAATGTGCTGCTCGGTCAGCTTGCGCCGCGCGCCGGCGAGGTGATTCATGGAATAAAACTTGACGTGGCTTATTTCGACCAGCACCGGATGGCGCTGGATGAATCGAAAAGCGTGCGATGGAATCTGTGCGGCGATAATGAATCTGTGCAGACCGGTTCCGGCGCGCAGCATGTGATCGGTTATCTGCGGAATTTTCTTTTTTCTCCGGCGGACGCGAACCAGCCGGTGAGTACGCTGTCCGGCGGCGAGCGCAACCGGCTGATGCTGGCGAAACTGTTTGCGCAGCCGGCGAACGTACTGATGCTTGACGAACCGACGAATGATCTGGATGTTGAAACGCTGGATCTGCTTGAGGAACTGCTGGCGGATTATCAGGGAACGGTTCTGCTCGTCAGCCACGACCGCGAATTTATCAACAACGTGGTCACCGGAACGCTGGTTTTCGAAAACGGCGCGATCAATGAATACGTCGGCGGTTATGACGATTGGGTTGCGCAACGAAGTGCGGCCGTCAATCTGAAATCTGAAACCGCAAATCAACAATCCGTTGAGCCTGCCAGGGCGCGCACGCGCAAGCTGACGAATAAAGAGCGCGACGATCTGAAAAAACTGCCGGCGAAAATTGAAGTGCTCGAGGCGGAGCTGGAAGAGCTCCATCAAAAATTAAACGATCCGGAGTTTTACCGTTGTCCACCGGAAGAAATTAAAACCGTAACCGATCGCGCCGAAGCGGTTCCGGCGGAGCTGGAAGCTGCGTATGCGCGCTGGGAAGAATTGGAGTCGTTTGAAACCTGA
- a CDS encoding class I SAM-dependent methyltransferase, with amino-acid sequence MPDEQLISQEDEKTRYDFHRNSVADAGYRNFLNKLCTAMIERIPADAAGLDFGCGPKPGLSVLFEECGFQCENYDLYYMNNPSVFERQYDFLTCSETIEHFRNPRAEFEQFLRLVKPDGTIGIMTQLYDETATSFEEWFYIRDITHIRFFSRRTFEWLAKYYRLTAEFLPDGIVIFSI; translated from the coding sequence GTGCCGGATGAACAGCTGATTTCGCAGGAAGATGAAAAGACACGGTATGATTTTCACCGGAATTCGGTAGCTGATGCCGGTTACCGAAATTTCTTAAACAAATTGTGTACAGCGATGATTGAGCGGATTCCGGCGGACGCAGCTGGTTTGGATTTCGGCTGCGGACCGAAGCCGGGCTTGTCCGTACTGTTTGAAGAATGCGGGTTCCAATGTGAGAATTATGATTTGTATTATATGAACAATCCGTCCGTTTTTGAACGGCAGTATGATTTTCTGACCTGTTCGGAAACAATTGAACATTTCCGGAATCCGCGCGCCGAATTTGAGCAGTTTCTCCGACTGGTGAAACCTGATGGAACAATCGGAATCATGACGCAATTGTATGATGAAACCGCAACATCGTTTGAAGAATGGTTTTATATTCGCGACATCACCCACATCCGCTTTTTTTCCCGCCGTACATTTGAATGGCTGGCAAAATATTATAGACTGACTGCCGAATTTCTGCCGGACGGAATCGTTATTTTTTCAATTTGA
- the thrH gene encoding bifunctional phosphoserine phosphatase/homoserine phosphotransferase ThrH yields the protein MQIVCLDLEGVLVPEIWINVAERSGIEELRATTRDIPDYDVLMQQRLKILDEHNLTLGDIQNVIAGMVPMSGANDFLNKLREKFQVVILSDTFYEFAAPFMRQLGHPTLFCHRLESNAAGRIINYHLRMPNHKCAAVKAFHQLNFKVIAAGDSYNDTTMLAAANAGILFCPPQNVIDEFPQFPVTRSYDELYAAFINASEII from the coding sequence ATGCAGATTGTCTGTTTGGATTTAGAAGGAGTACTGGTGCCGGAAATATGGATTAATGTTGCGGAACGCTCCGGAATTGAAGAGCTGCGTGCCACCACGCGCGATATACCGGACTACGATGTACTCATGCAGCAGCGGCTGAAAATTCTTGACGAACACAATCTGACACTTGGCGACATCCAAAATGTGATCGCCGGCATGGTACCGATGTCCGGTGCGAATGACTTCTTGAACAAGCTCCGTGAGAAATTCCAGGTTGTTATACTGTCTGACACATTCTACGAATTCGCCGCGCCGTTCATGCGCCAGCTTGGTCATCCGACACTCTTTTGCCACCGGCTTGAGAGTAATGCCGCCGGAAGAATCATCAACTATCATCTGCGTATGCCGAATCATAAGTGTGCCGCCGTAAAAGCATTTCATCAACTGAACTTTAAAGTTATCGCTGCCGGCGATTCGTATAACGACACCACCATGCTCGCCGCAGCGAACGCCGGAATTCTGTTTTGTCCGCCGCAAAACGTGATCGACGAATTTCCGCAGTTTCCCGTTACCCGTTCATACGATGAACTCTACGCCGCATTTATCAATGCCTCGGAAATAATTTAA
- a CDS encoding PTS sugar transporter subunit IIA — translation MAAPKKIKNDRYLIKHLIQLQDLIAARAQQQASMPTTGASQLDKNIKTLTDELPPDLRSHFTRLIQKNIEAFVPITGSNCSGCGYALDKSTVNHIHAGEELARCPNCTRILYYPDVPITRRTPRRHWGDPIKRGIERFSTLALMIPSLQGSTKEDVLREMSENLCEFGFVDNCDNLYNAALHREAIVSTAVTYGMAFPHVRGVEGGGLNLTLGISKKGVKFGAPKDHLTKIFFFMVIPTAASAFYLKLLSGLTQSFAKKEARDLIMTCKTKEELWKALIKATRKTIQ, via the coding sequence ATGGCTGCACCGAAAAAAATAAAAAACGACCGCTACCTCATCAAGCACCTTATTCAGCTTCAGGATTTAATCGCCGCGCGCGCGCAGCAGCAGGCATCCATGCCAACTACCGGCGCGAGTCAGCTCGATAAAAACATTAAAACGCTTACCGACGAACTGCCGCCGGACTTGCGCAGTCACTTTACCCGGCTGATTCAAAAAAATATCGAAGCCTTCGTTCCGATTACCGGCAGCAACTGCTCCGGCTGCGGATACGCGCTCGATAAATCCACCGTGAATCACATTCACGCCGGCGAAGAACTCGCCCGTTGTCCAAACTGTACACGCATCCTTTATTATCCCGATGTTCCGATTACCCGCCGTACACCGCGTCGGCACTGGGGCGATCCGATTAAGCGCGGCATCGAACGCTTCTCGACGCTGGCACTGATGATTCCGTCGCTCCAAGGCAGCACGAAAGAAGATGTTTTGCGTGAAATGAGCGAAAATCTCTGCGAATTCGGCTTCGTCGACAACTGCGATAATCTTTACAACGCCGCTTTGCATCGCGAAGCCATTGTTTCTACCGCCGTAACCTACGGAATGGCGTTTCCGCACGTGCGCGGCGTTGAAGGCGGCGGCTTGAACCTCACGCTCGGCATCAGTAAAAAAGGTGTGAAGTTCGGCGCACCGAAAGATCATCTTACCAAAATATTTTTCTTCATGGTTATTCCCACCGCTGCCAGTGCGTTTTATTTAAAACTGCTCTCGGGCCTTACACAGAGCTTCGCTAAAAAAGAAGCGCGCGATCTTATCATGACGTGCAAAACCAAGGAAGAACTCTGGAAAGCCCTCATCAAAGCAACGCGTAAAACGATTCAATGA
- the galE gene encoding UDP-glucose 4-epimerase GalE translates to MNVLVAGGAGYIGSVTAEMLCDAGHDVTVFDNLERGHRGAIDPRANFIQGDLRNSGDIATALMQVKPDAVIHFAAYIEVGESMIAPLSFFENNVTGSLHLMKAMVAAGCKKLIFSSTCATYGTPEKVPMDETLPQHPESVYGDSKLICEKIFSWARQIHGVECVFLRYFNASGATGKYGEDHHPETHLIPLILQVPLGKREKIFIFGDDYDTPDGTCIRDYIHIRDLAQAHILALKPRISGAFNLGNGDGYSVKEVIDVAREVTGHAIPAELKPRRAGDATRLISDSAKAKKVLGWKPEYADLRSIIQSAWDWHRAHPNGYEQ, encoded by the coding sequence ATGAACGTTCTGGTCGCCGGCGGAGCCGGATATATCGGCAGTGTCACCGCAGAAATGCTCTGCGATGCCGGGCATGATGTTACTGTTTTTGATAATCTTGAGCGCGGACACCGCGGCGCCATCGACCCGCGCGCAAATTTTATTCAGGGCGATCTCCGGAATTCCGGCGATATCGCAACCGCACTCATGCAGGTGAAGCCCGACGCAGTGATTCATTTCGCGGCGTACATCGAAGTCGGTGAATCAATGATCGCACCGCTATCGTTTTTCGAAAACAATGTGACCGGCTCGCTGCATCTGATGAAAGCGATGGTTGCCGCCGGTTGCAAAAAACTGATTTTTTCCTCCACCTGCGCCACCTACGGCACACCGGAAAAAGTTCCGATGGACGAAACACTGCCGCAGCATCCTGAAAGTGTTTACGGAGATTCCAAACTCATCTGCGAAAAAATATTTTCCTGGGCGCGGCAGATCCATGGCGTCGAATGCGTTTTCCTACGCTACTTCAACGCCAGCGGCGCCACCGGAAAATACGGTGAAGATCATCATCCCGAAACACATCTCATCCCGCTTATTCTACAGGTGCCGCTCGGCAAGCGCGAAAAAATCTTTATTTTCGGCGACGACTACGACACGCCGGACGGAACGTGTATTCGCGACTACATTCACATCCGCGATCTTGCGCAGGCGCACATTCTCGCGCTCAAACCCAGAATTTCCGGCGCATTCAATCTCGGCAACGGCGACGGCTATAGCGTCAAAGAGGTCATCGATGTCGCGCGTGAAGTCACCGGCCACGCAATTCCGGCAGAACTCAAACCGCGCCGCGCCGGCGATGCCACACGTTTGATTTCCGATTCTGCTAAAGCTAAAAAAGTCCTCGGCTGGAAACCCGAATACGCCGACCTGCGCTCTATTATCCAAAGTGCGTGGGACTGGCACCGCGCGCATCCGAACGGATATGAACAATAA
- a CDS encoding molybdopterin-binding protein: protein MKSEIELITIGSELLSGRTLNSHAQTLGTALTAIGLCLMRDTTVPDEISSIQSAVCDAFRRTDIVIVSGGLGPTSDDITRDALAGIFNRNIVISPEAWTVLHERFKQRNRTVTPAAERQAFILEGAITLINSVGAAPGERLELPGGKILFILPGPPNEFAAVLNDHFIPWLRGEFSSAVPNELRILTTQGVGESDIVTLLESVGFECPAQVQLGFYPGFGKVEIRLTAPPEHIAELENTAQVFRKLFEPFLI from the coding sequence ATGAAATCGGAGATTGAATTAATCACTATCGGCAGCGAACTGCTGAGCGGACGTACACTCAACAGCCATGCACAAACACTCGGCACCGCACTCACCGCTATCGGTCTGTGTCTGATGCGTGACACAACGGTGCCGGACGAAATAAGCAGCATTCAAAGCGCGGTGTGCGACGCATTCCGCCGTACCGACATTGTCATTGTCAGCGGAGGGCTTGGCCCGACGAGCGACGATATCACGCGTGATGCACTCGCCGGAATTTTTAATCGCAACATCGTGATCTCCCCCGAAGCGTGGACGGTATTGCACGAGCGCTTCAAACAGCGTAATCGCACTGTTACGCCGGCGGCGGAACGGCAGGCATTCATTCTTGAAGGCGCAATAACGTTAATTAATTCCGTCGGCGCTGCTCCCGGCGAACGGCTCGAACTGCCCGGCGGGAAAATACTGTTCATTCTGCCGGGGCCGCCGAACGAATTTGCGGCGGTGCTGAATGATCATTTCATTCCCTGGCTGAGAGGAGAGTTTTCCAGTGCCGTTCCGAATGAACTGCGCATATTAACCACGCAGGGTGTCGGTGAATCCGATATTGTCACTCTGCTGGAGTCCGTCGGTTTTGAATGTCCGGCACAGGTGCAGCTCGGTTTTTATCCCGGCTTCGGCAAAGTCGAAATCCGCCTTACCGCGCCGCCGGAACATATCGCAGAACTCGAAAATACCGCACAGGTTTTCCGGAAATTATTTGAGCCGTTTCTCATATAG
- a CDS encoding IS1595 family transposase translates to MSNKYIFHSRISEHDFRRIIRYFSVNIEASKIAILTGLSRNTINRISSAVRRRIAECCELDSPFKCGEVELDESCFGARRVRGIRGRGVKGKTIVFGLIKRRDRVYTQVVKNCSVKKLLPIIQRKVDTELIVYTDGFKSYDGLVNFGYRKHYRIHHRNNEFTVGRNHINGIENFWSIAKVRLSKFRGIHKSTFYLHLKECEFRFNHRHENLYQILLKMFRKRPINLS, encoded by the coding sequence ATGAGTAATAAATATATTTTTCATTCACGGATTTCGGAGCACGATTTCCGGCGTATTATCCGCTACTTTTCGGTGAATATTGAAGCATCAAAGATTGCTATTCTTACCGGGCTGAGTCGTAACACAATCAACCGGATTAGTTCTGCGGTACGCCGGCGGATCGCTGAATGCTGTGAACTGGACAGTCCGTTTAAATGCGGTGAAGTTGAATTGGATGAAAGCTGTTTCGGTGCCCGGCGTGTCCGAGGAATTCGCGGTCGTGGCGTAAAAGGAAAAACCATCGTGTTTGGACTGATAAAACGAAGAGACCGAGTCTACACTCAGGTTGTTAAGAACTGCTCTGTAAAGAAGTTACTCCCGATTATACAACGGAAAGTGGATACGGAATTGATCGTATATACCGATGGATTTAAAAGTTACGACGGACTGGTGAATTTCGGGTATCGGAAGCATTACAGGATTCATCATAGAAACAATGAATTTACTGTGGGACGAAATCATATTAACGGTATTGAAAACTTCTGGAGTATCGCTAAGGTTCGGCTTTCAAAATTCAGAGGAATTCACAAATCAACGTTTTATCTCCATCTGAAAGAGTGTGAATTCCGATTTAATCATCGTCACGAAAACCTCTATCAGATACTGTTAAAAATGTTCAGAAAACGACCCATTAACTTGTCTTGA
- a CDS encoding tRNA (cytidine(34)-2'-O)-methyltransferase, giving the protein MSRPRNQISFSWPAPALNIVLVEPEIPQNTGNIARLCAATGTILHLIEPLGFSLTDKAVQRAGLDYWDAVEVHRHSNLERFSAALPGACRFYFSTSGTKNYTEAEFRPGDYLIFGSEGRGLPLDLLADHQESVFNIPIQLDCVRSLNLSNAAAIVLYEALRQCALHRKEIPPEKKI; this is encoded by the coding sequence ATGAGCAGACCGAGAAATCAGATTTCGTTTTCATGGCCGGCACCGGCACTGAATATTGTCCTGGTAGAGCCGGAAATTCCGCAGAATACCGGTAACATTGCACGCCTGTGTGCCGCGACCGGCACAATACTGCATCTGATTGAACCGCTCGGTTTCAGCCTAACCGACAAAGCGGTGCAGCGCGCCGGACTGGATTACTGGGACGCGGTGGAGGTGCACCGGCACTCAAATCTGGAACGTTTTTCTGCCGCCCTGCCCGGTGCGTGCCGGTTTTATTTCAGTACGTCCGGCACAAAAAATTATACGGAAGCGGAATTCCGGCCCGGTGATTACCTGATATTCGGCAGCGAAGGCCGCGGCCTGCCGCTCGATCTGCTGGCGGATCATCAGGAGTCGGTTTTTAATATCCCGATTCAACTGGATTGCGTCCGTTCGCTGAATCTTTCTAATGCGGCGGCAATCGTGCTGTATGAAGCGCTGCGGCAGTGCGCTCTGCACCGGAAAGAAATTCCGCCGGAGAAAAAAATTTGA